In Arachis hypogaea cultivar Tifrunner chromosome 7, arahy.Tifrunner.gnm2.J5K5, whole genome shotgun sequence, the genomic window GTTCTGTTTCCAGATTTTCGGCGTCGGTAACCAAAGGATTTTTCTGGAAATTGTTTCGCAACTGACCACACGCTGCATTTGCGTCAAGTCCTCTGGTTTGACGTACGCTAACAGTTATTTTATTGGACTCCAAAGCAGCCGCGAATGCTTGCACCTATTCCAAGATTATCAAATAACTCAGTTGATAAGGCAAATCATGTAGAATGGACAAACAAATAATGAAATCAGCATACTGCTTTCTTGTAAGGACGGCGGTACTCAGAGCCTTCTACCGGATTGAAAGGTATCAAGTTCACATGATAACCAGGCCCCCATTCATGGAGTAGTTTGGCAAGTTCTATCGCATTATCTACCGAGTCATTGACTCCAGCTGTTTAAACATAACGCCAATAAAATACTCCTTAAATTATGTAAATTCATCAACATTTAACATATGGACAAGGAACAAGTCAGCAttgaattggaaattaaattTCTTACCTAAAAGTGCATATTCAAAGGAAACCCGCCTATTTGTTTCCCGGTAGTATTCCCGACAATCTTTCATAAGTGCACTCAATGGATACGATTTTGCACTAGGAACAATTTTCTCCCTAAGTTTCTGGTTAGGAGCGTGCAGGCTGTTGCAagatacaaaataaaaatcacatgCACACATGCTAGAAagaaaattatatatacatatatcagAAATTAGGGAGTAATGTCATTTTATAGAGTTATATGTGGACAACTGGCTCAACAGAAAGTAAACTTGCAGCACTCCCAATATTTGCGGTCAAGCCGGTGACTCTAAAGTTTCTCTGGGGGTATCAAAAGATGATGGAACGAATATATTTCCTAACAAATTTTATGATAAAACTTTCCTAATTTCTGGCTCAATATTATGAATTTACTGCTAGACGCTGATATTAAATAAGTTCATGATGCAGTAATGGATATCTCTTCACTGAGGACATCAGAAAATTTAATTGTCATtgccaccatgaaattaatgcaTTACAGAATACTTACCAAGCAAAAGAAAGAACTTTGGAATAGAACAAAGACTCTCAAACAGATTATAAAGGATGCCAGCAACTGTGCCAAACCCAAGGCCTAAACTCTAAATATCCATGCAAATGCCATCAAATATCAATAAATATCCATGCAAATGGCATCAAATATCAATCTTAGAATCAAGGGACAAAGTAAGGACATTAATTCTTGAATCAAGCCTTCATTTTGTAACAAGAGAAATTACCTCACAGCTAATGTAGATTGAAGTTTGTGAGAAGCCAGCTTCTTTAATGTATTTGGAACACCCACAGTGGAGATGGTCATCATTCTTTGCCCAATTTGGATATCCTAAAAGGAAAATACATTGAACAAAGGCACACTTAGAAACAAAAGTTATGTACTCTCTCTTACAATACATCAAAACATAAAAAGATGAATTTTGAAACCACGTATCACATGTTCAAATGATAATGTAAACGAGGTTAAGAGGAAAGGGATAAAACAAGGGTTTGTCTACTCTTTATCATACAATAAAATGTTGCTAAGAATTTGACAAGAAAATAACTTCACATATCATTGTCGTTGATTTACCTTATTCAAGCAATGGTGAGCTTCAAGGACTGCCTTCAGATTTAACATTGGTTCACCCATTCCCATAAACACTACATTTGTCACCCTGCGGTTGAAGACCTCCTCAATTGCCATTACCTGTGTCCATAATATGCACATTGTAGAAACTTCTTGTCTTATGGTGAACAAAGCCAACGAGAATGAACAATGTCATCTTATATTTAttccttctttctcatttcttttcttttgtccATTGTGTTTCTCTAAAATGGATAAATTAATCTAAATGGCCCCAAGCTATCTATTTTGCAAACGATCTTACATCGAATTAACTACTCTATGAATGAATATGAATAAGCGATGACAAAAACCTGCTCGACGATTTCATGGCTGTGAAGATTCCTTGAAAAACCTCCTTTGCCAGTGGCACAGAAAGAGCAACGTAATGGACAACCAACCTAAATACGCAAAAAGCGAATCATAGTAAAAATAATGGTGAACATTGGCAACAAATTTGCATTAACATTAACATAAACAGAGAATTGGTGTCCAAATAAAGTATACAAATACTCCAGAAAAGAAGCGAACAATAATTAATCAATAGATTATTCAAGATCCAACACCTGTGATGAAACACATGCTGTGAGGCGAACTGAACCTTTATCCTCGTCAACTGGAATACCAACGGTTTCAACCAATCTGTTGTCTTCCAACTTCAGCAACAACTGCAAAATCAAATGCCAACCAAAATAGTATAAGAAATGATGGAATCATCAACGGCCACGTTCTCTGCAAAATCATGGAATCATGCAAGTTAACCTTCCATGTATAGCAAACAGTAGGGCCAAATTAAAAACCTTGAAGCATTGATGCTGAAACAAATAAGAATATGGTTCATGCAACAGATATTGTGCGTAACATCTAAACTCTCAACACATAAGATTTAGATGGTGACTAGAACAGCAAGAAATCATTCAAAAAGTTCAAAAACTAGTAAACTACCATGTATATCAATAAATTGAGGacgaaaaattataaattttaggaTTTCATAATTCACCTTAACAGTCCCATCAGCTGCTGTAACTGTTTGAAAAGTTGGAGACCGCCCTACCTTCCATCCAGCTTCCTCAAGTTCATTCCTAAATGCCTGAGGCACTGAAATGCAATACAATGTCaactaaaacattttttttatttttttatttcaaaaaggaAGGGGTGCAGAAATACTCACACTGAATGAACTCCTGAATTTCTCTGACCTTCCTCTTGTATATAAGATGATAAAGCTGCTTCCCCCTAAAGCTTTGCTAACAAATTccacaaaaacaaataaataattaaataaataaaaatcaacagTATATAGAAGATGTAAGTTATAgattgttagttagttagttgagtCACAACCTTTCATAATATATCTCATATCATAGTTAATGAGTCCCCAATTCACACACTTGTTAACATCATTTTCTTTACAGTAGTTAACAAAAAGTTATGTTCTTTGTGGGATTAAATGATGTGGGAACGAATCAAATTGGAAAAAGATATGAGATTTACCTGACCCAAGTTGAGAGCAAGTTGTTGGAGGTCGTTCTCGGACATGCCAAGAAGAACCTGCTGCTGCGGCTGCGATTTGCGAGGTGCAGTGGCCATGGCCATGGCCACCGTGGAGCAAGCACGTGCACGATCACGTGCTGGAGTGCTGACCGCACGTGCTAGAGGTGTGGAACAGTGGTGAAGCAGCGCCATTGAAACGGCCAGCATAGTGGCTCTTAGCTCAGAAAGAAGATAACGAAAACGATcaagtaaataacaaaatatcCAAATCTCCCAAACCCCTTGTAATGGCTTAAAGTCTTAAACCCTCCtctcatttcttttttattattttgaataatattcAAATTTAAGTTAATCTCtccataataatttttataaaattaaaaattaatttattatattttaaaaaaattattagaaattaatttgtataatatttttaaaattcggGAAAtagctttttttaaaaaattaaggtagattatattttttgtccttaacgtttgagattttttaaaaaatacttctaATATTTAATTCTATTCAATTTTGTGCTTAACGTTTTCgatttttgtcaaaattactcTATAAGTTTTCAATTTTATCCCtaatattttatatgaaattaacaTCTAGgaataattttgacacaaatcaaaaacattaaaaacaaaattgaatgTAACTAAATGTTAAggatatttttgaagaaaatcgCAAACGTTAtgaataaaaaacatattttgcccaaaaatataatttaaccaaaacaaaaaatgctcttatttctcttttttaaGTCGCATAGTGATTTTTATTCACTCTGTTAATCTTTTAATATGTATGGATGTCAATATTCTTCATTGAATAGAGATTTTTAGAGAACATTTTGAATGAGACTCTGGATACTGAAAATAATACCTGTTGAAATAGGAATGAAACAAAGTTTTACTAAAATATGTTCAAAAACTCAAGTGaagatttcacaaaaaaaaaaaccccaagTGAAGATAGCCAGCTAGTTTGTTAAAAATCATTCGGTCCAGACGACCAATGATTTGATGAGATCGCGGAAAACCCTCCAATGGTCATCACGGCTAGAGTGGGAACCGGCTTGATTAAGTGAATCCTCGTAGACACCGGCACCGACTCAAATATCATATTCCGCAACATGTTCGATGCTCTGGGTCTTCGAGACGCTGATTTAAagacccaccagcacggtgtaGTAGGCTTGGGCGACCACTTTATCAAGTCCGATGGGATAGTCTCCCTACCGATATCCATAGGGCTAGGACAAGGGAGAAGGTCGGTGATGGCGGAGTTCGTGGTTCTCCGAGACTCCATGGCCTACAACGTCATCCTAGGGAGAAAGATCATCAACGATCTTGAGGCAGTGATCAATACAAAGATGTTGGTAATGAAGTTCGTCGCAGATAATGGATCCGTGGGATCCATAAAGGGAGACTTAGAAACGGCGGTTGCCTGCGACAATGTCAGTCTCTCCTTAAGAAAGAAATCCAGAGAGGCATCGGGAGTATTCCTCGCCGACCTGGATGCTAGGGTTGATGACAAGCCTAGACCCGAGCCAGAAGGGGACTTAGAAAAGTTCAGGGTTGGCGACTCTGAGGAGAAGTTCACCTTCGTGAATAGAAACCTCCCACACCAATTGAAAGAACCTCTAATGGAAATGATCAGGGCCAACggcgacctcttcgcctggacgCCAGGTCACCAGCTGACTTGCCGGGGATAGACCCCCAGCTCATGTCTCATCGCTTGGCCGTCAAGGCGGAAGTCAAGCCAATGGCCCAGAGGAGAAGGAAATTTCACAAGAAagggcagaggaggtggccaggcagatAGCCAACCTTCTCGAAGAAGGATTTATACGAGAACTCGACTACTCGACTTGGCTGTCAAACGTAGTCTTGGTTAAAAAGCACAATGGAAAATAGAGAATGTGTGTGGACTACTCTGATCTTAACAAAGCATGTCCCAAAGACTCCTACCCCCTCCCCAACATAGACGCGCTCGTCGACGCGGCGGCAGGATATCGGATacctgagcttcatggatgcttactcgAGCTACAATCAGATATCGATGCACTGCCCAGACGAGGcgaaaacggcgttcataacgccaggaggaacATACTGCTACAAGGTAATGCCGTTCGGGCTGAAGAATGCCGGGGCCACATACTAATGGTTGATGAACAAGAAATTCAGCAACCTTATAGGCAAAACGGTGAAAGTCTACGTAGACGATATCCTTGTAAAGACCACCCGACCCGATGACCTCATAAGCGATCTAGAAGATGTATTCGCCTCCCTCCGAcgacacggcatgaggctcaatCCGCTTAAGTGTGCCTTCGCCATGGAGGCAGGAAAATTCTTGGGTTCATGATAACCCAGAGAGGGGTGGAAGCCAACCCAGAAAAGTGTGAGGCGATACTCCAAATGAAGAGCCCGGGATGCGTTAAAGACGTTCAGAGACTAGTCGGAAGGCTCACCGCACTATCTCGCTTCCTCGGGGCGTTGGCTGCTAAAGCTCTACCATTTTTTAACTTGATGAGAAAGGGAATAGCATTTGAATAGACTCCGGTGTGTGAAGAGGCATTCAAGCACTTCAAGGAGATACTCGCAACACCACCAGTTCTCGGGAAACCCAAGAACGAAGAACCGCT contains:
- the LOC112702512 gene encoding uncharacterized protein, producing MLAVSMALLHHCSTPLARAVSTPARDRARACSTVAMAMATAPRKSQPQQQVLLGMSENDLQQLALNLGQQSFRGKQLYHLIYKRKVREIQEFIQLPQAFRNELEEAGWKVGRSPTFQTVTAADGTVKLLLKLEDNRLVETVGIPVDEDKGSVRLTACVSSQVGCPLRCSFCATGKGGFSRNLHSHEIVEQVMAIEEVFNRRVTNVVFMGMGEPMLNLKAVLEAHHCLNKDIQIGQRMMTISTVGVPNTLKKLASHKLQSTLAVSLHAPNQKLREKIVPSAKSYPLSALMKDCREYYRETNRRVSFEYALLAGVNDSVDNAIELAKLLHEWGPGYHVNLIPFNPVEGSEYRRPYKKAVQAFAAALESNKITVSVRQTRGLDANAACGQLRNNFQKNPLVTDAENLETELPNMELAVAS